The stretch of DNA GCGGGACAATGAGGTTAGCATTCCATTCAGGGTTTGTATAGATATCTTGTTGCTCGGAGTTGGGAGCTCTGTAAAGGCGCGACatttgtcggggttggcttcgattcctcgttctgttaggtagaatccgaggaactttcctgcccgtaccccgaaggtgcatttttctgggttgaatcgcatgttgtgttttctggcctgctcgaagaccttacgtaagtgggcggtatggtcgatttcctcatgggattttacgatcatgtcgtccatgtagacttcgagcatgtcgcctatttctccccggaatactttgttcatcatccgctggtatgtagcaccaGTGTTTTTTAGaacgaagggcattacgttgtagtaatagttgcccgattcggtcatgaaagctgtttttcccctgtcggccacagccattgggatttggttgtatcctgaatatgcatccataaaagacaataatttaaagccagaagaattatcgactagcttatcaatgcaaggtaaaggataagaatctttagggcaagccctattgagatcggtatagtccACACACATTCaccattttccattagattttttcacaagtacaacgttggacaaccaggtagtgtatctggcttccgaaataaaatttgcctctaggaggtcttttacagctttttcagcagcctccgctttttcgggagactgcctacgcctacgttgcactacggcactagcaagtgggtcgacagtaagttgatgacaagcgatgtttggatccagcccgggcatGTCGGCAGCGTGCCATGCGAACAGATCAGCATTCTCTCTAAGGCAGGCTTTCAGCTGCTTCCTCGCCAGCTCGGGGAGCCCTGTCCCAATCTTTACTCCTTTTTCTGGATCCTCGCCAAACTGGACTATCTCAAAGTCTCCATCTGGAATGGGGCGATAATGCTCTTTGCTCgcctcgtcgtcttccttctcctccttcttcagctttttctcctccttgtgttctttcttggaggtgcggctgtcAAGATCAACAGAGCTCACATTTGGTCCGGGCAGGTTTGATGGTGCTTCCGGGGACGTCTCTGGTGGTGTTTCCGAGGAAGGCTTTGGTTTCTTTGGTTCAGGCGCTTTGCCAATGAAGTTGTTGCCTTTGGATGCTGCGTCAAAGCACCTCCTCGCGGCTTCAATGTCCCCGTGTAACGTAGCAACCTGCCCCTTATGAGTGTAAtacttcatcttcaggtgggcGGTGGAGGGGACAGCGATCAGGTCTGCTATGgccgtcctgccgatgatgcactggtagaggcaGGGGCAGTCTACGACCAGAAATTTGACCCTGATCGACTTGGCAGTTTCCTCGGAGCCGAATGTGACTATGAGGTCGACATAGCCCCAAGGCCTAGTGGTTGCCCCGTTGAATCCTGTGAGATCTGAGCCCAAGTACGGGGTGAGGTGTGTCTCGTCCAGCTGTAGGGTCCTGAACAAACTGGCGTACATGATATCGCAGGAGCTCCCCGGATCGATGAGGACCCGACGAacgtccatgttggccatgtctgcccggacgaggaggggaatttggaaattggctgttccaccgggcagctcttctcgatagaaggctaaaggcattgatcgcCCCTTTGCTTTGTCCAGCGTTGCGTTCATGTTCGAGGACGTGTTGATGAgatcctcgaattttctttttattgatccgaCGGTGTGCTTGTCCATATGACCGCCGGATATGACGAATGAGTCTGTGAAATAGTCCCACGTGCTAAGCGTAGGACCAGTATAGGTGTCCCCAAAACCGCTGGGGATAGCAAAGTCTTCTGGCCGGGATACGCTCATGGCTATCTGTTTGGCGTTGTTCTGCCCGGCTGGTTGTGGAGGTATCTCCTCGATCGCGCGTGTCTCCGCGGCCTCTGGTCGAGGGTCACTGTTTCTTTTGACGAACTCCCTCAAGTGTCCGCTCCTTATCATGAtttcaatagcatccttcagctggatgcagtcgtcggtcctgtgaccatagctcttgtggtatctgcaatacctattcttgtcttggccaggcttcAGAGGGGTTGGCTTTGGTTGCTTCACACCTGCTCTGTCGAACTCGGAGATGTGAACTGCAGCAAATATTTCTCCCCGAGATTTGATAAGGGGGGTGTAGGTGCTGAATGCGCTTGGGGGGCCACGGGACTCTCGTCTTTCGCCCCTTCTTCTGTCTCTCCCCCTTTCGCCACCCCTGTCGCTGTGGCCTCTGTCGTTTCCTCTGTCGCCGCCCCTATCATCGTTCCTATGGGAGGACTCGCGGGCAGGGTGGCTGCTTCCAGGTCGGGCAAGGCGGGCGACATCAGCTGCCTGGACTTCCTCGTACTCAATGTATTTTTGAGCTTTTAGGAGGAGGTCGTCCCAGGTGGGTGGTTTTTCTATGCCCACAGCCTTGGCGAAATCGCTGCCCGGGCGAAGGCCCCTCTGCAGCAAATACTTCTTCATATCGTCGGTTGTTTCGACCTGCACAACCTCCTTATTGAACCTCTCGACGAAATTGCGGAGAGTTTCTTCCTCAGCTTGGTATATGGCCTCCACGGCGTGCACAGTTTTTgggtgcttgcgggaagcagtgaagtgtctaCAGAACTGGTCTGTAAGGTCCTTCCACGAGTGGATAGATTGAGGGGGCAGGCTTTGGTACCATGCCATCGCTCCTTTCCTCAGCGTGGTCGGAAAAAGTCTGCACCTGATGGCACCGCTAATATTCCTGAAATCCAGGTTAGCGTTGACATTAGCTATGTGATCGTCGGGGTCGGTCAAACCATCGTACGCGGGGAGCGTAGGAGGTCTCTCGAAGCCCTTTGGAACACGCTTCCTCAGAATGTCTACGGACAGGGGGCATCGGGGATCACCCTCGTCACTCCCATTGGGAGAATGGTCCTCGGACGACCTGGGAGAATAATCGCCGGGCATGGGCGTTGGACTGCGAGATTTGCGAGGACGGTAGCTGCCCGACGCGCCATGCTTGGCCATCAGCGCCAACCCTTGAGGTGAGTGGCGGCGCGGGGCTTCGTGCTTCCCTTTCTTGCCCGGAGGGGACCTTCCCTCGCGATGAGGAGGAGTACGATCTTTCTTCCGAGGAGTAACTTCGACCCTCTCTAGGTcggggcgtcgatgtttgacggccgccggacggggaggggaaggagtagcctggtgtctccgcgggggagagttggtctttCTACGGCGCCGGCTCCTTTCCAGCGCGGTGATTCTTTCACTTTGTTCGTCTAACCGACGACCTTGAGCCTGCATGGCCTCCGTTGTTTGTTTCAGAGCGGCGATCAAGGCCGTGATCTCGGAATTGGCCAAGATTGCGGGTTGTCCAGCGTTGTTTGCCGgagtttcttgtttcaattgcGGGCGTTTGCCCATCTGACGATCGGTTAGGATCTCGACGTCTTCTTCATCGGAAGAGAGTGAGGTTTCCCGTCCGTCGCGAGAGTCGGTTTCTGGACCGCGTGGTACGGTGGTATCGTCACGCACCGGTGATAGGACGGTGTTATGCTGCGGCGGCGGAGAGGGTGGAACGTTGAGCACGTTGTCATCGCCGGTATCGGTGTTGAGTTGCTGTGATGAACTAGCCATGAAAGTTGTTGAGAGAATCGGTTTTGATCTTTGTTTCTTTAGGAAAGATTAAAGAAGGGGAGGAACTCagtccccacagacggcgccactgatctaacctgatgatcagaaaggttgaggccggtccgttgagcaagcttccacaccaaagggggggtttgtacctgcaggtgctctgatgcctaagtcagcaaagaggacaagagatacaaagaagagagagaaagaaagtgtagaatggtttagaatacctggctctcctgtctaggagagcttatatagtgcccccagcgctgggccaaaggttggtctattgggccgggataactggcccaatagactcaactgccaagatagtccctgtatcgtaggggaaggccgttatttcgcctctatcttggtggagccgttccgctattcgcgggtaagggataggctCAATGACAGATGTGGTTGGACaaaggagcacgtgctaaacgtgctgcttagctgttaagctaaggtGGAACGGATCAACATGCATGGATAGAcgagcacgtgtttaacgtgctgctTACCCATTATGCCGAGCAgggcacgtcattggctgacgtgtcggggaagtctccccttattgggctgtgccccaGATGTCGGGCagaagtgattgggccagctcctggcccagtccagaacactaatattatttaatatagaaaaattaataaataatatttataaaccaATCAAAATCATCCACATCAACAAATTTATCGGTACATATCTATATAATTtgtgaataaaaaaatcaccGTGGTACAATGTTTTGGAAGAGTTCCtgttttttatgataaaaaacttattttattttttcagtcttaaaaaaaaaacttattttattttttcagatctaatcaacttatttttttattttttattttttacggaATCTAATCAacttattctttttctttttttttttttgacggaaatcTTCCCCTTAATTAAATATAGGTTATTATAGTTTTATAAGAATCCTCCTTCcctaaaaaatataacaacctATTTGCATAGATTAGAGCATAGCACTATTGCCGTATCTTCTCATTCAATGTGTATTTGAACCCTATACTAATTGCATTTGAACCCTAAATATCAACTCCAATGGCGCCTGATCGAATTAGCAACTTGCCGGATTCAATTCTCTGTCACATTCTCTCTTTTATTCCAACCAAACAGGCCGCTGCCACTAGCATCCTCTCAACAAGTTGGAAGTCAATATGGCTTTCGGCCCTAACTCTCGACTTTGAGGACAAAACCTTCAATGACTTCATCTCCTTCCGAAATGCTGTCTACAGATCATTTGCCTGGCGAAAAACCACATTGCCAATCCTTTCGTTTCGCATCAAATGTAGCAACAAAAACTCTCCTAACTGTCCAAACCTTATCAGTAAATTTGTTTACATTGCAATGCAACGAAATATTGAGAACCTAAAAATCAATGTTGCCACTGAATTTTCCCCTTGTATTCTTACTTGTAAGACACTCAAGGTTCTTAAGTTGAAAAGGCTAAAAATAGTGGAAGATTTTTCTCATCAATTGGATCTTCCTCTTCTCAAAACTCTCCATTTGAGCAAAGTCTATTTCAAACATCATGAATATCTTGTGAAATTTCTATCATGTTGCCCTATTCTTGAAGATTTGCAACTAAAATATTTAACTGTACCGGATTATGATGTTGCAAAGGAAAAGTTTAAGACCTTGCCTAATTTGATCAAAGCAAGGGTTTCTTATTATCATGATAGTATTTCATTTACATTGGTTTGTAATGTGAAGAGTCTACATATAGaatttgtatgaatatatcatATTGTTAAATAAATTGtggttttatatattataaagttaaatatgtttttcttccttataaaacatatttaacttttCATTCTATTCTATACATGCATGCATGCCTAATAATGTGTCTTGTGTAATTCATGCAGTGCAAATGGAAATGTTGTACCAAGCTCCCCATGTTTCATAATCTGACTGACATGGAGCTAAAATTTTCCTATGCATCTTGGACTAATAGTTGGTGGAATTGGTTGCTAGAAATGCTTGAATGTTGCCCGAAACTTCAACATTTTACCATTgaggttttgtttgtttgattcttttccttttttttaagtatactccatgtttttttttccttctttttaataataaatataggtAGAGGACAGAGAATGATAGGGATACCAACAAAGTTGGGATCGATATCTATCCCTACCTCGATGTCCAGATGCTTTTGAAttgtgaaaagaaaagaaattttttttttttattttctgataAACCAAAACCTATGTGAATTGTTGATAGGATAATGTAAACGAGTTGGGCAACCAAAGTTGGAAGGATCCACCAAAAGTTCCGAAATGTGTCTCATCGGAGCTTAGAACATGTTGCATTGGAGGTTACAACGGCAAAGAATTTGAGCTTCAATTTGCAAAATATATTATGCAGAATTCAAAAGTACTACACACCATGACAGTTAAGTGCACTAGCTCCGTAGATATGAATGACATGCGCcaaatttttatgaaatcatTTTCGCCCGCAAGGGACTCTTCGAAATGTAAACTACTATTTGTTCAATGATGGCAATACCTTTTATATTTGATTCTACATATGCACTAGTGGTAGATTTGATGGTTAGAAATACACTAACTTTGTTTCATTTTGTCCTCTATCCTATAAagattttgaaatatatattgttaattaaTCGATTCAAGATCTTCTTCACTGTTATGCCTTTGTTATTTGCTCATTGATGATTGTATTTTATTCGAGATTTTGAGTTATATCGATGTTCTTATGCAAACAAACATTTGTGCAAATGGGGCAACAAAGAAAATAACTGGTTCCAATGACGGAACTATAGCATTGTtgcatagcagaatttgaacaaatcgttATTTTTCATGATCCACGGATGTCAAACTGCTATAAATTAGATGCTAATgtaaacaaaaatgaaactaACATAACATACTGGAGGAATCACAACCATAGGTTCTGCAAAGATTTTTGTTGATATTGATTCATCTGTAATGAGTAAAAGATATACATGTATGGACAAGAAATAGACCAAGTTGTCCTTAGGATAAAGTGTGGTGTTACTTTGGTTTATATTATAACTTGCTAAAACAACAGAAAAACAAGACACATGGACATGTTTCTTAATTGGATTACTATTATGTCTGAACATTCAAGCCCTGTCATCATCATCCAACCAACAAAATGTTTTTTTGTGCAAGACCAATAAAGTCTAATTTACATGCTACAAaaatcaataatgaaaaatatgacATTGTCAACATCATCCAACTTTGGTGTTTGAAGTTTGATGTTAAAAGCTTCAGAAGTTGAAAATtcaaaatgagaaagaaaaaaaatgacatcTCTGATTTTACACTACATTAATGTTTAAAGGTACCTGTGGTTATGTGTTATCATTGTCATTGTTTGCTAGTTCAGAAGAAAAACATCATCACAAGTTTGTTTGCTTCTTATCACATGCAAGTCCATGCACATACAGCAATTTGAGAGAGAATTGGACCACCTTACCAGAAGCTGTTGCAATTTCATCCATTTGTAGACGAGTAAACAGTTATCTTGATCCCTGAATGTGTTTAGTGTTGTCATTAGTCTTCGAATGCATCAAAAACTACCAAAATATCATTGAATGTATCTTTCTTTAGTGAGTTTGATGTCACTGTGTCTTTCGTTAGTCAGTTTGATCATCAAATGTGTTtttcgttagttggtttagttaATGAAATTACTAACAAGACACACTCAGCAATGTTTTTGTAATTACAATACATATAAATACAAGAACTATAATGAAACTGTTTTGCacatttagggactaaaacGATGATTTACTCGGTTGTAGAGCATAGAAGTCTCTCAAGTGTAATCAAGTTGATTGAACACACTAGTTTACATGATTTCcctaaaaaaatttcaaaagcttCTATATATACTTATAAAACTTTCACTCATCTATACAGATACAAAATCAGATTCTAATATGCAGAAAGATAGAAATAAAGACAACAAAAATAGGATAGAAACAACAAAACCATATTTAGCATAAcaataattcaattttcatgATAAAACACTTGCTTCAAATATCATCTTCACATGATGCTCTTCTTGGCTTGTCCCTACTCCTGTCCCAATAAGAAGCAGGCTTGTACTTGTCAATAGATAGCTTTCCACTGAATGATGACTCCAATGAATCTTCTAAGAGGGGACCACTGTATTGGTGCTGCCTCTGCAGTGGCTCAGACCAAATGCGACCGCTCCTGTTTCCAACATCATACCCTGGAGTCGAATTGTAATTTGTGTCCACCACCATGTCACCCTCTAGAATTCGGAGAACCTTCAATGAACAACCATAAGCATACCAAACCAGTTAGACAAGGATACACAAAAATTATGCCAAGTCTCCTAACAACTAAGCCTTTAGCATTCACAATTAACACATTAATATAtcataaatttaattactaTACACTGAcagtgtcaaaaaaaattatatagacaTCTAATCATATTTCATTGTTGTGTCGTGTGACTTGTGTCAtaatgttattttctaaaatacaTGCACATATATTCTACATTTTGTGTTATGATTGCATGTctgaaaaaataattacactGTCAGCACGTAATAGTTAAATTCTTATACTATTTGAATTATCAGTTCTAAGAAAGTTACAAAATTGAAAATGGTCCAATTTCTAATTCTTCTGAACAAAATATGACATGCATTTAACCTTTTCCGATTTCAACTGTTGAATCTTTAAAGTAAACAAAGTTGCAATAGAAAGTGATGTCTTGATGACTTTGTTTACCTGTGACATGCGTGGTCTAGAATGAGGATCTCTCCTTATGCATAATGAAGCAGCATGCAGCATGCAATAGACTTCATGTTCTAAATAGTGACCTCCCAACCTCGGGTCAATCAGTTCGTCAATGGCGTATTCTTCTAACAGTGGCCGTGCCTGTTAAATATCCAAATATTTACACAATTAGGATCTGTTTGAATAGACATATTTGAACTTCTCTACTgtcataagcacttgtgagactgtttggaagAGTTTAtgtaaacaacttatgacatgtccataagctctccaggatagcttacgaaaacagcttataacttatatgaaaacaatttgactttagtttatcttttgttatagatgttgcttatacataaacacttatatgataacTGCTTCTGCTATAAgcttttaattaagttttttttatccaaacagggccttAGTCAAGGCTCGGCATGAATGAACATTGattgaacaaaacaaaacaaacaaaattcaaCCACTTTATTTTCAATTGTAGTGTCATGTTACTTTGATTCTTGAAATAGTAACAACACAagacaattaattaaatattcatAATAAGTTACTATATAATATCATTATATCATACTCTTAAGTCTTAACTTACCCATTCAGCAAGGCACTGTTGTCCCTTGGGCCTAGTGAGATCAACAGCTTTTCTACCAGTAACAAGCTCCACCAGTACCACCCCAAAGGAATAAACATCAGCTTTTTCAGTGATTTGGCCACTTTGAGCATATTCAGGAGCCAAATACCTACACATACATACAATAGCTTAGTTTCAATCTAAGAAGCTTGAATACAACATGACACATACATGTTATAAACTTATAATAGTACATTATATAGAACATGTCATAGTTATAATACTAGTACATAATACTAGTAtaacattaataaaataaaaaaataaaaaacacaaatcacatatcaaaagaaaaaactatacGACAACTTAAAATGAGTGAATATAGACATAATAAAATCTGCTAATATTGAAGTGTCCGTGCATTCTTGTTTGTAATTTCATATCGCACACACAAGTTTGACAATGAAACAGAATAAAGATCGATATAAAATGTACCCAAATGTTCCAATTACTCTAGTATCCACACCCATGTCTCCATCAGGCTGCCACCTTGCCAGTCCAAAATCACCAACCTTGCATATTTTAGCACAATTCCATACAGTTAGAAAATGAAGCACACATTTGATGCACCTCAACACACACTTTAGATTATAAAAGAAGGCAAAGGAACTACCCTACCAGAGGTTCAAAATCATGAGTTATGAGAATGTTGTTTGGCCTCATGTCACGGTGGATGATACAACCAACTCTGCACTCTTCATGAAGATACCTTAATCCACGAGCAGCTCCAACAGCAATTTTCTGTCGTGCGGACCATTCTAATGGATCCCTCTGTCGCCCTGAAATGTATCAAAGTATTCGATCAACATACAATcgagtaaaatttaaaaatatataattgtatCACTAGATAATTTAGTATTGGGAGCAAGAGAAATCACCATATAAATGTGAATCCAATGATCCGTTACATATGTACTCGTAAACCAGTAGCCTTCTCTTATCCTCTATACAGAATCCAATAAGCATAACAACATTTCGGTGCTGAGCACAACTCAAGACTTCTACCTCGGAGCAAAACTCAACATCACCTTGAGAACTAGCCAATTTATGTTGCTTGACAGCAATGACTTGTCCTTCTGGTAGAACCCCTCGATGAACTGATCCAAACCCTCCTTCTGCCAAGAAGTTAGCTTGTGAAAATCCACCAGTAGCGAGTTCCAACTCAGCATAGCTGAACCACCTTGGAGGTTTTCCAAATACAGGTGCCTTGTGTTGACATATTGAACACAATGGAGGTGGACCAAGTGGAGCATTTCCAGATAATGCTATTGCTTCTCTTAAATTACCACTAAAATCTGCGTCATTTCTATATGCTGCCGACATTTCAATTCCAGCTCCTCTATCAAGCCTAGAATATTTTTCCAGCAAAGCTTTGGTTGTAGTTGCTTGAGGCATACCATGATACGTTT from Trifolium pratense cultivar HEN17-A07 linkage group LG5, ARS_RC_1.1, whole genome shotgun sequence encodes:
- the LOC123882986 gene encoding F-box/FBD/LRR-repeat protein At4g00160-like; protein product: MAPDRISNLPDSILCHILSFIPTKQAAATSILSTSWKSIWLSALTLDFEDKTFNDFISFRNAVYRSFAWRKTTLPILSFRIKCSNKNSPNCPNLISKFVYIAMQRNIENLKINVATEFSPCILTCKTLKVLKLKRLKIVEDFSHQLDLPLLKTLHLSKVYFKHHEYLVKFLSCCPILEDLQLKYLTVPDYDVAKEKFKTLPNLIKARVSYYHDSISFTLVCNVKSLHIEFCKWKCCTKLPMFHNLTDMELKFSYASWTNSWWNWLLEMLECCPKLQHFTIEDNVNELGNQSWKDPPKVPKCVSSELRTCCIGGYNGKEFELQFAKYIMQNSKVLHTMTVKCTSSVDMNDMRQIFMKSFSPARDSSKCKLLFVQ
- the LOC123882985 gene encoding inactive protein kinase SELMODRAFT_444075-like, yielding MSRELQKRGKQEKGCDGAMKVIVAVKASSKEIPKTALVWSLTHVVQPGDCITLLVVVPSQTSGRKWGFPRFAGDCASGMKKCPPGTILEQKSDITDSCSQMILQLHDVYDPNKINVRIKIVSGSPCGSVAAEAKKGQASWVVLDKHLKPEEKKCMEELQCNIVVMKRAQPKVLRLNLIGPQKKEVEEAGTSPSVQDDILENHTKNKIDSLVDSIKGPNVTPTSSPELGTPFTVTTEAGTSSASSSDPGTSPFFISEMNSESKKEETIKESQELCDTNSDTESESLSTSSASFRYQPWITELLLHQQSSQRNEEKSETYHGMPQATTTKALLEKYSRLDRGAGIEMSAAYRNDADFSGNLREAIALSGNAPLGPPPLCSICQHKAPVFGKPPRWFSYAELELATGGFSQANFLAEGGFGSVHRGVLPEGQVIAVKQHKLASSQGDVEFCSEVEVLSCAQHRNVVMLIGFCIEDKRRLLVYEYICNGSLDSHLYGRQRDPLEWSARQKIAVGAARGLRYLHEECRVGCIIHRDMRPNNILITHDFEPLVGDFGLARWQPDGDMGVDTRVIGTFGYLAPEYAQSGQITEKADVYSFGVVLVELVTGRKAVDLTRPKGQQCLAEWARPLLEEYAIDELIDPRLGGHYLEHEVYCMLHAASLCIRRDPHSRPRMSQVLRILEGDMVVDTNYNSTPGYDVGNRSGRIWSEPLQRQHQYSGPLLEDSLESSFSGKLSIDKYKPASYWDRSRDKPRRASCEDDI